Proteins found in one Penaeus vannamei isolate JL-2024 chromosome 29, ASM4276789v1, whole genome shotgun sequence genomic segment:
- the ClC-b gene encoding H(+)/Cl(-) exchange transporter 7 isoform X2 — translation MDLQQGFERFKKRFLTEKKDEQEMVTMNSQIDLKGRTFEKRNQSAQHYVNGLNAPEDESLGTESPGDDLPNENTVDGGDGGGGDSDECDTARASTFYVDQQESPAHEDRGQLNHLSAAFESLDYDTCINSVWLDEERTKGYTFIVKKDAARWLVVLITGVLTALVACAIDITIEWLSKFKYSWLKQYTDEGVENDTLAIPFFLWGALNVGPVLIAAFLGSYVEPVAAGSGIPQVKCYLNGVKVPRVVRIKTLASKAFGVTMSVLGGLAVGKEGPMIHSGAVIAAGVSQGKTTSFQRDFGFFEYFREDHEKRDFVSAGAAAGVAAAFGAPVGGVLFSLEEGASFWNQSLTWRVFFGAMMSVFTLNLVLSAYNGVPGKLAYNGLLNFGKFDDLTYEIWEFIPFLLMGIMGGLLGALYNHINFKLTAFRMKYINRPWRKIVEAVFVAFMTAVVAFLMIYLLHDCREIDTKSSEYPIQMFCNYGEENAAAAIWFQTPEKSVRSLFHDPTDSFSWTTLGVFFTCYFFLACWTYGLGIPSGLFIPTLLCGAAWGRLVGKLMSLLFPDQAWADEGKYALVGAGAMLGGVVRMTLSLTVILMECVGNITFGLPLMIVLMVAKWVGDFFNEGLYDIHIQMTGVPIMAWEAPPLSNNIYASEVMNRPVVSLRSVERVGRIVAVLKSYSYNGFPVVDSLPTGEDERYFKSFGTLRGLILRSQLTVLLKHKIFNENAEIWQDGKVDIHLFRLSYPRYYTLDQVNLDQADMNSTVDLRPFINPSPYSVMACTALPRVFNLFRALGLRHLIVINDNNEVVGMVTRKDLVKYRVWKHRGQMGLEELVIYNNV, via the exons GCACAGCACTATGTGAATGGGCTGAATGCACCGGAGGACGAGAGCTTAGGGACTGAATCTCCTGGGGATGATCTGCCGAATGAGAATACTGTTGATGGAG gagatggaggtggtggggacAGTGATGAATGTGACACTGCTCGTGCAAGTACATTTTATGTCGACCAGCAAGAAAGCCCGGCACATGAGGACCGGGGCCAGCTAAACCATTTGTCTGCAGCATTTGAG AGTCTGGATTATGACACGTGCATCAATTCTGTCTGGCTGgatgaagaaagaacaaaaggctACACCTTCATCGTGAAAAAGGATGCTGCCCGTTGGCTTGTCGTCCTTATAACTGGGGTGCTGACGGCGCTTGTGGCCTGTGCAATTGACATCACAATAGAGTGGTTGTCCAAGTTCAAATACTCGTGGTTAAAACAat ATACGGATGAGGGTGTGGAAAATGATACTCTTgctattccttttttcctttggGGTGCGTTAAATGTTGGTCCAGTCTTAATAGCAGCATTTTTGGGATCTTATGTTGAG CCTGTGGCAGCAGGCAGTGGAATCCCCCAAGTGAAGTGCTACCTGAATGGTGTGAAGGTTCCCCGTGTGGTGAGAATAAAGACGCTTGCAAGCAAGGCGTTTGGTGTCACAATGTCAGTGCTTGGAGGATTGGCTGTTGGAAAG GAAGGTCCAATGATTCACTCGGGTGCTGTCATAGCAGCGGGAGTTTCTCAGGGAAAGACGACCTCCTTCCAGCGGGACTTTGGTTTCTTTGAGTACTTTCGGGAGGACCATGAGAAGCGAGATTTTGTATCTGCTGGTGCTGCTGCGGGTGTAGCTGCTGCATTTGGTGCTCCTGTTG GTGGTGTGCTGTTCTCCTTGGAAGAAGGTGCAAGTTTCTGGAACCAGAGCCTTACGTGGAGAGTGTTCTTTGGAGCCATGATGTCTGTCTTTACACTCAACTTGGTCCTCTCAGCATACAATGGGGTTCCTG GAAAGCTGGCATACAATGGACTCCTAAACTTTGGCAAATTTGATGACCTCACATATGAGATCTGGGAGTTCATTCCATTCCTCTTGATGGGTATCATGGGGGGCTTGCTCGGTGCTTTGTACAACCACATCAACTTCAAACTCACCGCATTTAGGATGAA GTACATAAACAGGCCCTGGCGTAAAATTGTTGAAGCTGTGTTTGTAGCTTTCATGACAGCTGTCGTTGCCTTCCTCATGATTTACCTGCTCCATGATTGCCGTGAGATTGACACCAAGTCGTCCGAGTACCCGATTCAG ATGTTTTGCAATTACGGAGAGGAAAATGCAGCAGCAGCTATCTGGTTCCAGACACCAGAGAAGAGTGTTCGTTCTCTGTTTCATGATCCAACTG ACTCGTTTTCATGGACAACCTTGGGAGTGTTCTTCACTTGCTACTTCTTCCTGGCTTGCTGGACATATGGCCTTGGTATCCCATCAGGCCTTTTCATCCCGACACTTCTGTGCGGTGCTGCCTGGGGTCGCCTTGTAGGAAAGCTCATGTCGCTGCTCTTTCCTGATCAG GCTTGGGCTGATGAAGGCAAATACGCTCTTGTGGGAGCTGGAGCAATGCTGGGTGGCGTTGTGCGCATGACACTGAGTCTGACGGTTATCTTGATGGAGTGCGTTGGCAACATTACCTTCGGCTTGCCACTGATGATCGTCTTGATGGTGGCCAAGTGGGTTGGGGATTTCTTCAATGAG GGCTTATATGACATTCACATTCAGATGACTGGCGTACCGATTATGGCATGGGAAGCTCCGCCTCTCTCAAATAACATTTATGCCTCTGAG GTGATGAATCGCCCAGTTGTTTCCCTCCGCTCTGTCGAGCGTGTGGGCCGTATTGTTGCAGTGCTCAAGTCTTATTCCTACAATGGTTTTCCAGTAGTTGATTCTCTTCCCACTGGGGAAGATGAACGTTACTTTAAGTCTTTCGGAACATTAAGAGGGCTCATTTTACGCTCTCAGCTCACTGTTCTATTAAAACACAAG ATATTCAATGAGAATGCAGAGATCTGGCAAGATGGCAAAGTAGACATCCACTTGTTCCGGCTCTCATATCCTCGCTACTACACTCTAGACCAGGTGAACCTTGACCAGGCCGACATGAATAGCACAGTTGACCTACGGCCATTCATCAATCCGTCCCCATATTCGGTCATGGCTTGCACAGCCTTGCCAAGGGTGTTCAACCTGTTCCGAGCACTGGGTTTGAGACACCTGATTGTAATCAACGACAATAATGAAGTTGTGGGCATGGTGACACGCAAGGACTTGGTCAAGTATAGGGTGTGGAAACACCGAGGGCAGATGGGCCTGGAGGAACTAGTCATTTATAATAATGTCTGA
- the ClC-b gene encoding H(+)/Cl(-) exchange transporter 7 isoform X1 produces the protein MDLQQGFERFKKRFLTEKKDEQEMVTMNSQIDLKGRTFEKRNQSAQHYVNGLNAPEDESLGTESPGDDLPNENTVDGGDGGGGDSDECDTARASTFYVDQQESPAHEDRGQLNHLSAAFESLDYDTCINSVWLDEERTKGYTFIVKKDAARWLVVLITGVLTALVACAIDITIEWLSKFKYSWLKQYTDEGVENDTLAIPFFLWGALNVGPVLIAAFLGSYVEPVAAGSGIPQVKCYLNGVKVPRVVRIKTLASKAFGVTMSVLGGLAVGKASPMIHSGAVIAAGVSQGKTTSFQRDFGFFEYFREDHEKRDFVSAGAAAGVAAAFGAPVGGVLFSLEEGASFWNQSLTWRVFFGAMMSVFTLNLVLSAYNGVPGKLAYNGLLNFGKFDDLTYEIWEFIPFLLMGIMGGLLGALYNHINFKLTAFRMKYINRPWRKIVEAVFVAFMTAVVAFLMIYLLHDCREIDTKSSEYPIQMFCNYGEENAAAAIWFQTPEKSVRSLFHDPTDSFSWTTLGVFFTCYFFLACWTYGLGIPSGLFIPTLLCGAAWGRLVGKLMSLLFPDQAWADEGKYALVGAGAMLGGVVRMTLSLTVILMECVGNITFGLPLMIVLMVAKWVGDFFNEGLYDIHIQMTGVPIMAWEAPPLSNNIYASEVMNRPVVSLRSVERVGRIVAVLKSYSYNGFPVVDSLPTGEDERYFKSFGTLRGLILRSQLTVLLKHKIFNENAEIWQDGKVDIHLFRLSYPRYYTLDQVNLDQADMNSTVDLRPFINPSPYSVMACTALPRVFNLFRALGLRHLIVINDNNEVVGMVTRKDLVKYRVWKHRGQMGLEELVIYNNV, from the exons GCACAGCACTATGTGAATGGGCTGAATGCACCGGAGGACGAGAGCTTAGGGACTGAATCTCCTGGGGATGATCTGCCGAATGAGAATACTGTTGATGGAG gagatggaggtggtggggacAGTGATGAATGTGACACTGCTCGTGCAAGTACATTTTATGTCGACCAGCAAGAAAGCCCGGCACATGAGGACCGGGGCCAGCTAAACCATTTGTCTGCAGCATTTGAG AGTCTGGATTATGACACGTGCATCAATTCTGTCTGGCTGgatgaagaaagaacaaaaggctACACCTTCATCGTGAAAAAGGATGCTGCCCGTTGGCTTGTCGTCCTTATAACTGGGGTGCTGACGGCGCTTGTGGCCTGTGCAATTGACATCACAATAGAGTGGTTGTCCAAGTTCAAATACTCGTGGTTAAAACAat ATACGGATGAGGGTGTGGAAAATGATACTCTTgctattccttttttcctttggGGTGCGTTAAATGTTGGTCCAGTCTTAATAGCAGCATTTTTGGGATCTTATGTTGAG CCTGTGGCAGCAGGCAGTGGAATCCCCCAAGTGAAGTGCTACCTGAATGGTGTGAAGGTTCCCCGTGTGGTGAGAATAAAGACGCTTGCAAGCAAGGCGTTTGGTGTCACAATGTCAGTGCTTGGAGGATTGGCTGTTGGAAAGGCAA GTCCAATGATTCACTCGGGTGCTGTCATAGCAGCGGGAGTTTCTCAGGGAAAGACGACCTCCTTCCAGCGGGACTTTGGTTTCTTTGAGTACTTTCGGGAGGACCATGAGAAGCGAGATTTTGTATCTGCTGGTGCTGCTGCGGGTGTAGCTGCTGCATTTGGTGCTCCTGTTG GTGGTGTGCTGTTCTCCTTGGAAGAAGGTGCAAGTTTCTGGAACCAGAGCCTTACGTGGAGAGTGTTCTTTGGAGCCATGATGTCTGTCTTTACACTCAACTTGGTCCTCTCAGCATACAATGGGGTTCCTG GAAAGCTGGCATACAATGGACTCCTAAACTTTGGCAAATTTGATGACCTCACATATGAGATCTGGGAGTTCATTCCATTCCTCTTGATGGGTATCATGGGGGGCTTGCTCGGTGCTTTGTACAACCACATCAACTTCAAACTCACCGCATTTAGGATGAA GTACATAAACAGGCCCTGGCGTAAAATTGTTGAAGCTGTGTTTGTAGCTTTCATGACAGCTGTCGTTGCCTTCCTCATGATTTACCTGCTCCATGATTGCCGTGAGATTGACACCAAGTCGTCCGAGTACCCGATTCAG ATGTTTTGCAATTACGGAGAGGAAAATGCAGCAGCAGCTATCTGGTTCCAGACACCAGAGAAGAGTGTTCGTTCTCTGTTTCATGATCCAACTG ACTCGTTTTCATGGACAACCTTGGGAGTGTTCTTCACTTGCTACTTCTTCCTGGCTTGCTGGACATATGGCCTTGGTATCCCATCAGGCCTTTTCATCCCGACACTTCTGTGCGGTGCTGCCTGGGGTCGCCTTGTAGGAAAGCTCATGTCGCTGCTCTTTCCTGATCAG GCTTGGGCTGATGAAGGCAAATACGCTCTTGTGGGAGCTGGAGCAATGCTGGGTGGCGTTGTGCGCATGACACTGAGTCTGACGGTTATCTTGATGGAGTGCGTTGGCAACATTACCTTCGGCTTGCCACTGATGATCGTCTTGATGGTGGCCAAGTGGGTTGGGGATTTCTTCAATGAG GGCTTATATGACATTCACATTCAGATGACTGGCGTACCGATTATGGCATGGGAAGCTCCGCCTCTCTCAAATAACATTTATGCCTCTGAG GTGATGAATCGCCCAGTTGTTTCCCTCCGCTCTGTCGAGCGTGTGGGCCGTATTGTTGCAGTGCTCAAGTCTTATTCCTACAATGGTTTTCCAGTAGTTGATTCTCTTCCCACTGGGGAAGATGAACGTTACTTTAAGTCTTTCGGAACATTAAGAGGGCTCATTTTACGCTCTCAGCTCACTGTTCTATTAAAACACAAG ATATTCAATGAGAATGCAGAGATCTGGCAAGATGGCAAAGTAGACATCCACTTGTTCCGGCTCTCATATCCTCGCTACTACACTCTAGACCAGGTGAACCTTGACCAGGCCGACATGAATAGCACAGTTGACCTACGGCCATTCATCAATCCGTCCCCATATTCGGTCATGGCTTGCACAGCCTTGCCAAGGGTGTTCAACCTGTTCCGAGCACTGGGTTTGAGACACCTGATTGTAATCAACGACAATAATGAAGTTGTGGGCATGGTGACACGCAAGGACTTGGTCAAGTATAGGGTGTGGAAACACCGAGGGCAGATGGGCCTGGAGGAACTAGTCATTTATAATAATGTCTGA
- the ClC-b gene encoding H(+)/Cl(-) exchange transporter 7 isoform X3, producing the protein MAGSSEHVALLEAVDSRSEDDVAAQENESSIQQNAQHYVNGLNAPEDESLGTESPGDDLPNENTVDGGDGGGGDSDECDTARASTFYVDQQESPAHEDRGQLNHLSAAFESLDYDTCINSVWLDEERTKGYTFIVKKDAARWLVVLITGVLTALVACAIDITIEWLSKFKYSWLKQYTDEGVENDTLAIPFFLWGALNVGPVLIAAFLGSYVEPVAAGSGIPQVKCYLNGVKVPRVVRIKTLASKAFGVTMSVLGGLAVGKASPMIHSGAVIAAGVSQGKTTSFQRDFGFFEYFREDHEKRDFVSAGAAAGVAAAFGAPVGGVLFSLEEGASFWNQSLTWRVFFGAMMSVFTLNLVLSAYNGVPGKLAYNGLLNFGKFDDLTYEIWEFIPFLLMGIMGGLLGALYNHINFKLTAFRMKYINRPWRKIVEAVFVAFMTAVVAFLMIYLLHDCREIDTKSSEYPIQMFCNYGEENAAAAIWFQTPEKSVRSLFHDPTDSFSWTTLGVFFTCYFFLACWTYGLGIPSGLFIPTLLCGAAWGRLVGKLMSLLFPDQAWADEGKYALVGAGAMLGGVVRMTLSLTVILMECVGNITFGLPLMIVLMVAKWVGDFFNEGLYDIHIQMTGVPIMAWEAPPLSNNIYASEVMNRPVVSLRSVERVGRIVAVLKSYSYNGFPVVDSLPTGEDERYFKSFGTLRGLILRSQLTVLLKHKIFNENAEIWQDGKVDIHLFRLSYPRYYTLDQVNLDQADMNSTVDLRPFINPSPYSVMACTALPRVFNLFRALGLRHLIVINDNNEVVGMVTRKDLVKYRVWKHRGQMGLEELVIYNNV; encoded by the exons GCACAGCACTATGTGAATGGGCTGAATGCACCGGAGGACGAGAGCTTAGGGACTGAATCTCCTGGGGATGATCTGCCGAATGAGAATACTGTTGATGGAG gagatggaggtggtggggacAGTGATGAATGTGACACTGCTCGTGCAAGTACATTTTATGTCGACCAGCAAGAAAGCCCGGCACATGAGGACCGGGGCCAGCTAAACCATTTGTCTGCAGCATTTGAG AGTCTGGATTATGACACGTGCATCAATTCTGTCTGGCTGgatgaagaaagaacaaaaggctACACCTTCATCGTGAAAAAGGATGCTGCCCGTTGGCTTGTCGTCCTTATAACTGGGGTGCTGACGGCGCTTGTGGCCTGTGCAATTGACATCACAATAGAGTGGTTGTCCAAGTTCAAATACTCGTGGTTAAAACAat ATACGGATGAGGGTGTGGAAAATGATACTCTTgctattccttttttcctttggGGTGCGTTAAATGTTGGTCCAGTCTTAATAGCAGCATTTTTGGGATCTTATGTTGAG CCTGTGGCAGCAGGCAGTGGAATCCCCCAAGTGAAGTGCTACCTGAATGGTGTGAAGGTTCCCCGTGTGGTGAGAATAAAGACGCTTGCAAGCAAGGCGTTTGGTGTCACAATGTCAGTGCTTGGAGGATTGGCTGTTGGAAAGGCAA GTCCAATGATTCACTCGGGTGCTGTCATAGCAGCGGGAGTTTCTCAGGGAAAGACGACCTCCTTCCAGCGGGACTTTGGTTTCTTTGAGTACTTTCGGGAGGACCATGAGAAGCGAGATTTTGTATCTGCTGGTGCTGCTGCGGGTGTAGCTGCTGCATTTGGTGCTCCTGTTG GTGGTGTGCTGTTCTCCTTGGAAGAAGGTGCAAGTTTCTGGAACCAGAGCCTTACGTGGAGAGTGTTCTTTGGAGCCATGATGTCTGTCTTTACACTCAACTTGGTCCTCTCAGCATACAATGGGGTTCCTG GAAAGCTGGCATACAATGGACTCCTAAACTTTGGCAAATTTGATGACCTCACATATGAGATCTGGGAGTTCATTCCATTCCTCTTGATGGGTATCATGGGGGGCTTGCTCGGTGCTTTGTACAACCACATCAACTTCAAACTCACCGCATTTAGGATGAA GTACATAAACAGGCCCTGGCGTAAAATTGTTGAAGCTGTGTTTGTAGCTTTCATGACAGCTGTCGTTGCCTTCCTCATGATTTACCTGCTCCATGATTGCCGTGAGATTGACACCAAGTCGTCCGAGTACCCGATTCAG ATGTTTTGCAATTACGGAGAGGAAAATGCAGCAGCAGCTATCTGGTTCCAGACACCAGAGAAGAGTGTTCGTTCTCTGTTTCATGATCCAACTG ACTCGTTTTCATGGACAACCTTGGGAGTGTTCTTCACTTGCTACTTCTTCCTGGCTTGCTGGACATATGGCCTTGGTATCCCATCAGGCCTTTTCATCCCGACACTTCTGTGCGGTGCTGCCTGGGGTCGCCTTGTAGGAAAGCTCATGTCGCTGCTCTTTCCTGATCAG GCTTGGGCTGATGAAGGCAAATACGCTCTTGTGGGAGCTGGAGCAATGCTGGGTGGCGTTGTGCGCATGACACTGAGTCTGACGGTTATCTTGATGGAGTGCGTTGGCAACATTACCTTCGGCTTGCCACTGATGATCGTCTTGATGGTGGCCAAGTGGGTTGGGGATTTCTTCAATGAG GGCTTATATGACATTCACATTCAGATGACTGGCGTACCGATTATGGCATGGGAAGCTCCGCCTCTCTCAAATAACATTTATGCCTCTGAG GTGATGAATCGCCCAGTTGTTTCCCTCCGCTCTGTCGAGCGTGTGGGCCGTATTGTTGCAGTGCTCAAGTCTTATTCCTACAATGGTTTTCCAGTAGTTGATTCTCTTCCCACTGGGGAAGATGAACGTTACTTTAAGTCTTTCGGAACATTAAGAGGGCTCATTTTACGCTCTCAGCTCACTGTTCTATTAAAACACAAG ATATTCAATGAGAATGCAGAGATCTGGCAAGATGGCAAAGTAGACATCCACTTGTTCCGGCTCTCATATCCTCGCTACTACACTCTAGACCAGGTGAACCTTGACCAGGCCGACATGAATAGCACAGTTGACCTACGGCCATTCATCAATCCGTCCCCATATTCGGTCATGGCTTGCACAGCCTTGCCAAGGGTGTTCAACCTGTTCCGAGCACTGGGTTTGAGACACCTGATTGTAATCAACGACAATAATGAAGTTGTGGGCATGGTGACACGCAAGGACTTGGTCAAGTATAGGGTGTGGAAACACCGAGGGCAGATGGGCCTGGAGGAACTAGTCATTTATAATAATGTCTGA
- the ClC-b gene encoding H(+)/Cl(-) exchange transporter 7 isoform X4: MAGSSEHVALLEAVDSRSEDDVAAQENESSIQQNAQHYVNGLNAPEDESLGTESPGDDLPNENTVDGGDGGGGDSDECDTARASTFYVDQQESPAHEDRGQLNHLSAAFESLDYDTCINSVWLDEERTKGYTFIVKKDAARWLVVLITGVLTALVACAIDITIEWLSKFKYSWLKQYTDEGVENDTLAIPFFLWGALNVGPVLIAAFLGSYVEPVAAGSGIPQVKCYLNGVKVPRVVRIKTLASKAFGVTMSVLGGLAVGKEGPMIHSGAVIAAGVSQGKTTSFQRDFGFFEYFREDHEKRDFVSAGAAAGVAAAFGAPVGGVLFSLEEGASFWNQSLTWRVFFGAMMSVFTLNLVLSAYNGVPGKLAYNGLLNFGKFDDLTYEIWEFIPFLLMGIMGGLLGALYNHINFKLTAFRMKYINRPWRKIVEAVFVAFMTAVVAFLMIYLLHDCREIDTKSSEYPIQMFCNYGEENAAAAIWFQTPEKSVRSLFHDPTDSFSWTTLGVFFTCYFFLACWTYGLGIPSGLFIPTLLCGAAWGRLVGKLMSLLFPDQAWADEGKYALVGAGAMLGGVVRMTLSLTVILMECVGNITFGLPLMIVLMVAKWVGDFFNEGLYDIHIQMTGVPIMAWEAPPLSNNIYASEVMNRPVVSLRSVERVGRIVAVLKSYSYNGFPVVDSLPTGEDERYFKSFGTLRGLILRSQLTVLLKHKIFNENAEIWQDGKVDIHLFRLSYPRYYTLDQVNLDQADMNSTVDLRPFINPSPYSVMACTALPRVFNLFRALGLRHLIVINDNNEVVGMVTRKDLVKYRVWKHRGQMGLEELVIYNNV, encoded by the exons GCACAGCACTATGTGAATGGGCTGAATGCACCGGAGGACGAGAGCTTAGGGACTGAATCTCCTGGGGATGATCTGCCGAATGAGAATACTGTTGATGGAG gagatggaggtggtggggacAGTGATGAATGTGACACTGCTCGTGCAAGTACATTTTATGTCGACCAGCAAGAAAGCCCGGCACATGAGGACCGGGGCCAGCTAAACCATTTGTCTGCAGCATTTGAG AGTCTGGATTATGACACGTGCATCAATTCTGTCTGGCTGgatgaagaaagaacaaaaggctACACCTTCATCGTGAAAAAGGATGCTGCCCGTTGGCTTGTCGTCCTTATAACTGGGGTGCTGACGGCGCTTGTGGCCTGTGCAATTGACATCACAATAGAGTGGTTGTCCAAGTTCAAATACTCGTGGTTAAAACAat ATACGGATGAGGGTGTGGAAAATGATACTCTTgctattccttttttcctttggGGTGCGTTAAATGTTGGTCCAGTCTTAATAGCAGCATTTTTGGGATCTTATGTTGAG CCTGTGGCAGCAGGCAGTGGAATCCCCCAAGTGAAGTGCTACCTGAATGGTGTGAAGGTTCCCCGTGTGGTGAGAATAAAGACGCTTGCAAGCAAGGCGTTTGGTGTCACAATGTCAGTGCTTGGAGGATTGGCTGTTGGAAAG GAAGGTCCAATGATTCACTCGGGTGCTGTCATAGCAGCGGGAGTTTCTCAGGGAAAGACGACCTCCTTCCAGCGGGACTTTGGTTTCTTTGAGTACTTTCGGGAGGACCATGAGAAGCGAGATTTTGTATCTGCTGGTGCTGCTGCGGGTGTAGCTGCTGCATTTGGTGCTCCTGTTG GTGGTGTGCTGTTCTCCTTGGAAGAAGGTGCAAGTTTCTGGAACCAGAGCCTTACGTGGAGAGTGTTCTTTGGAGCCATGATGTCTGTCTTTACACTCAACTTGGTCCTCTCAGCATACAATGGGGTTCCTG GAAAGCTGGCATACAATGGACTCCTAAACTTTGGCAAATTTGATGACCTCACATATGAGATCTGGGAGTTCATTCCATTCCTCTTGATGGGTATCATGGGGGGCTTGCTCGGTGCTTTGTACAACCACATCAACTTCAAACTCACCGCATTTAGGATGAA GTACATAAACAGGCCCTGGCGTAAAATTGTTGAAGCTGTGTTTGTAGCTTTCATGACAGCTGTCGTTGCCTTCCTCATGATTTACCTGCTCCATGATTGCCGTGAGATTGACACCAAGTCGTCCGAGTACCCGATTCAG ATGTTTTGCAATTACGGAGAGGAAAATGCAGCAGCAGCTATCTGGTTCCAGACACCAGAGAAGAGTGTTCGTTCTCTGTTTCATGATCCAACTG ACTCGTTTTCATGGACAACCTTGGGAGTGTTCTTCACTTGCTACTTCTTCCTGGCTTGCTGGACATATGGCCTTGGTATCCCATCAGGCCTTTTCATCCCGACACTTCTGTGCGGTGCTGCCTGGGGTCGCCTTGTAGGAAAGCTCATGTCGCTGCTCTTTCCTGATCAG GCTTGGGCTGATGAAGGCAAATACGCTCTTGTGGGAGCTGGAGCAATGCTGGGTGGCGTTGTGCGCATGACACTGAGTCTGACGGTTATCTTGATGGAGTGCGTTGGCAACATTACCTTCGGCTTGCCACTGATGATCGTCTTGATGGTGGCCAAGTGGGTTGGGGATTTCTTCAATGAG GGCTTATATGACATTCACATTCAGATGACTGGCGTACCGATTATGGCATGGGAAGCTCCGCCTCTCTCAAATAACATTTATGCCTCTGAG GTGATGAATCGCCCAGTTGTTTCCCTCCGCTCTGTCGAGCGTGTGGGCCGTATTGTTGCAGTGCTCAAGTCTTATTCCTACAATGGTTTTCCAGTAGTTGATTCTCTTCCCACTGGGGAAGATGAACGTTACTTTAAGTCTTTCGGAACATTAAGAGGGCTCATTTTACGCTCTCAGCTCACTGTTCTATTAAAACACAAG ATATTCAATGAGAATGCAGAGATCTGGCAAGATGGCAAAGTAGACATCCACTTGTTCCGGCTCTCATATCCTCGCTACTACACTCTAGACCAGGTGAACCTTGACCAGGCCGACATGAATAGCACAGTTGACCTACGGCCATTCATCAATCCGTCCCCATATTCGGTCATGGCTTGCACAGCCTTGCCAAGGGTGTTCAACCTGTTCCGAGCACTGGGTTTGAGACACCTGATTGTAATCAACGACAATAATGAAGTTGTGGGCATGGTGACACGCAAGGACTTGGTCAAGTATAGGGTGTGGAAACACCGAGGGCAGATGGGCCTGGAGGAACTAGTCATTTATAATAATGTCTGA
- the LOC138867239 gene encoding D-Ala2-deltorphins-like, which yields MKGEEQKRVKGEEQKHMKGEEQKRVKGEEQKHMKGEEQKRVKGEEQKHMKGEEQKRVKGEEQKHMKGEEQKRVKGEEQKHMKGEEQKRVKGEEQKHMKGEEQKRVKGEEQKHMKGEEQKRVKGEEQKHMKGEEQKRVKGE from the coding sequence ATGAAAGGTGAAGAACAGAAGCGTGTGAAAGGTGAAGAACAGAAGCATATGAAAGGTGAAGAACAGAAGCGTGTGAAAGGTGAAGAACAGAAGCATATGAAAGGTGAAGAACAGAAGCGTGTGAAAGGTGAAGAACAGAAGCATATGAAAGGTGAAGAACAGAAGCGTGTGAAAGGTGAAGAACAGAAGCATATGAAAGGTGAAGAACAGAAGCGTGTGAAAGGTGAAGAACAGAAGCATATGAAAGGTGAAGAACAGAAGCGTGTGAAAGGTGAAGAACAGAAGCATATGAAAGGTGAAGAACAGAAGCGTGTGAAAGGTGAAGAACAGAAGCATATGAAAGGTGAAGAACAGAAGCGTGTGAAAGGTGAAGAACAGAAGCATATGAAAGGTGAAGAACAGAAGCGTGTGAAAGGTGAATAA
- the LOC138867238 gene encoding uncharacterized protein, which produces MSGCGEVGPASPPPRENSHWECFVQVLVLHPASNAGRGSLWGGNHRDSDWEPELPVPSDDLLPLLSKEMERLRVEVAALSQVRLPGSGTISIGGYTYYWSSRSDGHHLQGVAITISSRLQPSVVGVTPFDQRIMICVTLASESDSCPRGDIRIVLGDFNAVSGCDRAGYEMSVRSHNSGTYASSKNNFPFRNFARSQKLRISGSWYQRSGKKYCWTWYSDAAKEFDHILISTRWRILQNYRVFRGCRVLCY; this is translated from the exons ATGAGTGGCTGTGGGGAGGTGGGCCCTGCCAGTCCGCCTCCCCGAGAGAACTCCCACTGGGAGTGTTTCGTGCAGGTGTTGGTGCTGCACCCAGCAAGTAATGCAGGCCGCGGGTCCCTCTGGGGTGGCAACCACAGGGACTCGGACTGGGAGCCGGAGTTACCTGTCCCATCC GATGATCTGTTGCCACTACTTTCGAAGGAAATGGAGCGGCtaagagtggaggtggctgctctctcgcaGGTGAGACTgcctggcagtggcacgatcagtataggtggctacacctattactggtcaagccgcagcgatggtcaccatcttcagggagtagccataaccATCTCTAGCAGACTTCAGCCTTCGGTGGTAGGGGTTACTCCTTTCGAtcagcgtataatg ATCTGCGTCACACTTGCATCTGAGTCAGACAGTTGTCCTCGgggagatattcgtattgttttgggggacttcaatgcggtatcaggctgtgatcgagctggctatgagatgtctgttcgTTCCCATAATTCGGGAACTTATGCCAGCAGCAAGAATAACTTCCCTTTCCGGAACTTTGCAAGGtctcagaaattgaggatttctggatcTTGGTACCAGCGCTCCGGAAAAAAATAttgttggacgtggtacagcgatgcagccAAGGAATTCGACCACATCCTCATTagtactcgttggaggatccttcagaactacAGGGTCTTTAGGGGGTGCCGAGTTCTGtgttactga